A single Oryza brachyantha chromosome 8, ObraRS2, whole genome shotgun sequence DNA region contains:
- the LOC102711726 gene encoding uncharacterized protein LOC102711726: protein MGSLARDTSIVAEHFGQHIQSVQRLWKRGKTQLANFISVEVSSRKKGRCGRKATHVSLEELRNIPLKERMTIEDLSSKLNMSKWSIQRFLKKGLIRRHSSSIKPFLTPANKKTRLKWCVDMIDNEMLDDPRFKDLFDIAFIDEKWFYLTQQSEKYYLLPKEDEPHRTCKNKNYISRIMFLVVCARPRFSESGECIFDGKIGCFPLVTWEPAQRGNVRTGRVRGDLMVKPILSITRDVIRDFMINKVLPAIRAKWPREDVGKPIYIQQDNTPSHLKLDDPQFCEAAKQHGFDIRLICQPPNSPDFNILDLGFFRAIQAIQYKKNAKTVEALIPVVHEAFMEYSPHKANRIFVTLQTVLMEVMKIKGCNKYKIPHMQKERLEREQRLPLQISCDPLLLAAAMSSLDA from the exons ATGGGAAGCTTGGCAAGAGACACAAGCATTGTTGCTGAGCATTTCGGGCAGCACATTCAATCAGTCCAACGTTTGTGGAAGAGAGGTAAAACTCAGCTTGCTAATTTTATTTCAGTTGAGGTTAGTAGTAGAAAGAAAGGGAGATGTGGTCGTAAAGCAACCCATGTTAGTTTGGAAGAATTGCGCAACATTCCTCTCAAGGAAAGAATGACAATAGAAGATTTGAGTAGTAAACTAAACATGAGCAAATGGAGCATTCAAAGGTTTCTAAAAAAGGGTCTTATTAGGCGTCACTCTAGTAGCATAAAGCCATTTCTCACCCCTGCTAACAAAAAAACTCGGTTAAAGTGGTGTGTTGATATGATTGACAATGAGATGCTTGATGACCCGAGATTTAAGGATTTGTTTGATATAGCGTTCATTGATGAAAAATGGTTTTACCTCACACAACAATCAGAGAAGTATTACTTGCTACCCAAAGAAGATGAGCCTCATCGTACTtgtaagaacaaaaattacaTCTCTAGAATCATGTTCTTGGTTGTTTGTGCTCGGCCAAGGTTTAGTGAAAGTGGAGAGTGTATTTTTGATGGCAAGATTGGATGTTTCCCATTAGTCACTTGGGAACCAGCTCAAAGGGGCAATGTCAGAACTGGTCGTGTTCGTGGAGATTTGATGGTGAAACCAATACTCTCTATCACTAGGGATGTTATTAGAGATTTCATGATCAACAAAGTGTTGCCGGCAATTAGAGCTAAATGGCCAAGAGAGGATGTGGGCAAACCGATTTATATTCAACAAGACAACACGCCTTCACATCTAAAATTGGATGATCCACAATTTTGTGAGGCTGCAAAGCAACATGGATTTGATATTCGGTTGATTTGTCAACCACCAAATTCTCCTGATTTTAACATCCTTGATTTGGGATTTTTCCGAGCAATTCAAGCAATTCAATACAAGAAGAATGCTAAAACAGTTGAAGCTCTAATTCCGGTAGTACATGAG GCATTCATGGAGTACAGTCCACACAAGGCAAATAGAATTTTTGTAACCCTCCAAACAGTTTTGATGGAAGTCATGAAGATCAAAGGGTgcaacaaatacaaaattcCTCACATGCAAAAGGAAAGATTAGAGAGAGAACAACGGCTGCCTTTGCAAATTTCTTGTGATCCTTTGTTGCTAGCTGCAGCCATGAGTAGTTTAGATGCATGA
- the LOC102712004 gene encoding uncharacterized protein LOC102712004 — MEGLRCLHGWLACSCNQAAPDRNSSTKTTASLLGSFRAAVKKVRFLLSFSATRWILSSIVGSRAGATPRRRVSFGPARPPSLLDLEGSAIVSPVRSGGGPPSRTASLGPPATRTVSRTSSAASSELLRTSSDGSSSSPGGGGGDNDIDRRAELFIANFYKHIQMERQVSLQLRYLERTPSR, encoded by the exons atggAAGGGCTAAGA TGCTTGCACGGGTGGCTAGCTTGCTCGTGCAACCAAGCGGCGCCGGATCGGAATTCCTCGACT aagacgacggcgtcgctcCTCGGGAGCTTCCGCGCGGCGGTCAAGAAGGTCCGGTTCCTGCTCTCCTTCAGCGCGACGCGGTGGATCCTCTCCTCCATCGTCGGCTCGCGCGCCGGGGccacgccgcggcgccgcgtcAGCTTCGgcccggcgcggccgccgagcCTCCTCGACCTCGAGGGCAGCGCCATCGTGTCGCCGGTCAGGTCAGGTGGTGGTCCGCCGTCCAGGACGGCGAGCCtagggccgccggcgacgaggaccgTGTCGCGGACGAGCAGCGCGGCGTCGTCGGAGCTGCTGAGGACGTCGAGCGacgggtcgtcgtcgtcgcccggcggcggcggcggcgacaacgacaTCGACCGGCGCGCCGAGCTGTTCATCGCCAACTTCTACAAGCATATACAGATGGAGCGGCAGGTGTCCCTGCAGCTGCGGTACTTGGAGCGCACGCCCTCCAGGTGA